In Phoenix dactylifera cultivar Barhee BC4 unplaced genomic scaffold, palm_55x_up_171113_PBpolish2nd_filt_p 001154F, whole genome shotgun sequence, one genomic interval encodes:
- the LOC120108056 gene encoding uncharacterized protein LOC120108056, which translates to MARSEEVEQELLARDEVLANVKRELRKAQERMKRYYDQGRREVVFNPCQFVYLKLKPYQQKSLKDKFSHKLSQKFYGPLRIIERIGEVAYRLELPASSHLHPVFHVSLLKEKVGDLTLIAPDLPTFNEEGRLLLRPVEALKYRIWRRGRERRKIWQVLIQWGGLPKEDATWEDYDEVSQRYPNFILEGKDVLQGRGNVEDPRKPRRKRSNNRTPTEGQSSHANQRGPSDHKEANGGSSQGQLLCLESLGQAPSCGRARPTSAEPNICPCMPKPGPSMPNLGRTRRARPAEAKPQPNPAAANLACYSAARFLGKNLASYSAHAQPGRQQPATPAANTFKPQPAAASTSKQQPSDVKRLSREEVQEYIKKGLCFKCGAKWEKGHRCKSGQSYVLHIDSSGEEDDAATTDSSDSDEDEIPTGDNQNSPLLKDAELSLHALTGVQRPSTMRMTAWIGKHEVSLLVDNGSSHNFINPGALQRVGLKGAATEPFEVKVASGEGLKCQEVVKDVWLNIQGVRISADLHILQLVGLDVVLGNAWLRGIGKVVTDYNTMTMEFRLNGRKKMWTALNHKEVLSCEANMIERLCRGGALCFAIMMSNQGVAAEGPQPQPKDDLQDLPPQVQKLLAAHQGVLAKHKAPAKLLAWRSGQALAKHPQGRPRQGPAAPSQGTPVHGPRHDRARPLRASARAQALVLEGVSRPRAATPSLAPWLLADALEM; encoded by the exons ATGGCCCGAAGTGAGGAAGTTGAACAAGAATTATTGGCAAGAGACGAAGTCCTAGCAAATGTAAAAAGAGAGCTTCGGAAGGCacaagaaagaatgaaaaggtACTACGACCAAGGTCGCCGAGAAGTTGTCTTCAACCCTTGCCAGTTTGTCTACCTAAAGCTGAAGCCCTACCAACAGAAATCATTAAAAGACAAGTTCAGCCACAAGCTATCTCAAAAATTTTATGGGCCGTTGAGAATCATAGAACGCATCGGAGAGGTCGCCTACCGACTGGAGTTACCCGCCTCATCTCACCTGCATCCAGTCTTCCATGTGTCGTTGCTCAAAGAGAAGGTTGGTGACCTGACGTTAATTGCACCGGACCTACCCacatttaatgaagagggtcgACTGCTTCTACGACCAGTTGAAGCTCTCAAGTACCGCATATGGAGACGAGGCCGAGAACGACGCAAAATCTGGCAAGTCTTGATTCAGTGGGGCGGCTTGCCCAAGGAAGATGCTACGTGGGAGGACTATGATGAGGTCTCTCAGAGGTACCCTAACTTCATCCTTGAGGGCAAGGATGTTCTTCAAGGGAGGGGGAATGTTGAGGACCCCCGCAAGCCACGCCGCAAAAGGAGCAACAATCGCACACCAACCGAGGGCCAAAGTAGCCATGCCAACCAAAGAGGGCCATCGGACCACAAGGAGGCCAACGGGGGGTCAAGCCAAGGCCAACTACTTTGCTTGGAAAGCCTTGGCCAAGCTCCTTCATGCGGCCGAGCACGCCCAACCTCGGCCGAGCCAAACATTTGCCCATGCATGCCCAAGCCTGGGCCAAGCATGCCCAACCTTGGCCGAACCCGCCGCGCCCGCCCCGCCGAAGCCAAGCCGCAACCAAATCCTGCCGCAGCCAACCTCGCTTGCTACAGTGCGGCGAGGTTCTTGGGCaagaacctcgccagctacagtgcccaTGCACAGCCAGGCCGCCAACAGCCAGCTACA CCGGCTGCAAACACTTTCAAGCCACAACCAGCCGCTGCATCTACTTCCAAACAGCAACCTTCTGATGTCAAGAGGCTCAGCCGAGAGGAGGTGCAAGAATACATCAAGAAGGGTTTATGTTTCAAGTGTGGCGCCAAGTGGGAGAAAGGTCATCGCTGCAAATCGGGCCAATCCTATGTGCTACACATTGATAGCAGCGGAGAGGAAGATGATGCCGCCACCACCGACAGCAGTGACTCGGATGAGGATGAGATCCCAACGGGAGACAACCAAAATAGCCCCCTACTAAAGGATGCCGAGCTATCTCTTCATGCGCTCACCGGTGTGCAGCGACCTTCAACCATGCGGATGACGGCGTGGATCGGCAAGCATGAAGTATCCTTGCTCGTTGACAACGGATCCTCCCACAACTTCATTAATCCAGGAGCCTTGCAGCGAGTAGGACTCAAGGGGGCAGCCACCGAGCCGTTTGAAGTCAAAGTAGCAAGCGGCGAAGGACTCAAATGCCAAGAAGTTGTCAAAGATGTCTGGCTCAACATCCAAGGGGTAAGAATTTCTGCAGACTTGCATATACTACAACTTGTAGGTTTGGATGTAGTCCTTGGCAACGCATGGCTTCGGGGCATTGGTAAAGTAGTAACGGACTACAATACCATGACCATGGAGTTTCGGCTCaatggaaggaagaagatgTGGACAGCACTCAACCACAAGGAAGTCCTATCATGCGAAGCCAACATGATTGAACGCTTGTGCCGAGGAGGGGCCCTTTGCTTCGCCATCATGATGTCCAACCAAGGAGTGGCTGCGGAGGGACCTCAACCGCAGCCAAAGGATGACTTGCAGGACCTTCCACCGCAAGTGCAAAAGCTACTTGCAGCACACCAAGGAGTTCTAGCCAAGCACAAAGCCCCGGCCAAACTCTTGGCTTGGAGGAGtggccaagccttggccaagcatCCCCAAGGTCGGCCAAGGCAAGGCCCAGCAGCCCCAAGCCAAGGCACGCCCGTGCACGGCCCAAGGCACGACCGTGCGCGGCCACTGCGTGCCTCCGCGCGCGCCCAGGCGCTGGTGTTGGAGGGCGTCTCTCGGCCCCGAGCCGCCACACCAAGCCTCGCACCTTGGCTCCTTGCGGATGCCTTAGAAATGTAG